A DNA window from Anastrepha obliqua isolate idAnaObli1 chromosome 5, idAnaObli1_1.0, whole genome shotgun sequence contains the following coding sequences:
- the LOC129246991 gene encoding TBP-related factor isoform X2, whose amino-acid sequence MDSNNDSALRNLLQVAIHDKQNPHSTIQPQQPAVTPIIEPKDVQHEVKLQNVVATVSLACELNLQDINFRTRNSEYTPSRFHGVVMRMREPRCTALIFRTGKIICTGARNEAEASLGARKFARILQKLGYPVKFADFKLQNIVATVDLRFPIRLENLNQMHGQFSSYEPELFPGLIYRMVNPRMVLLIFVNGKIVFTGAKARKDIMDCLDKIYPVLLSFRKN is encoded by the exons ATGGATTCAAATAACGATTCTGCTTTACGCAATTTGTTACAAGTTGCCATACATGATAAA CAAAATCCGCACAGCACTATACAGCCACAGCAACCGGCCGTCACACCGATTATTGAACCAAAGGATGTGCAACATGAAGTAAAACTGCA AAATGTCGTGGCCACAGTTTCGCTCGCTTGTGAATTAAATCTTCAGGATATAAATTTTCGCACTCGTAATTCTGAATATACCCCATCTCGCTTCCATGGCGTTGTAATGCGTATGCGAGAGCCACGCTGTACGGCGCTTATATTCCGCACCGGCAAAATAATTTGCACAGGAGCACGCAACGAAGCAGAAGCAAGTTTGGGCGCTAGAAAATTTGCGCGAATACTACAAAAACTTGGATATCCCGTGAAGTTTGCAGATTTTAAGCTGCAAAATATTGTAGCGACTGTGGATCTGAGGTTTCCTATACGCCTTGAAAATTTGAATCAAATGCATGGCCAATTCAGCTCATATGAACCCGAACTGTTTCCTGGACTAATATACCGCATGGTTAATCCACGTATGGTCCTTTTAATATTCGTAAATGGAAAAATAGTGTTCACCGGAGCCAAAGCGCGAAAGGACATAATGGATTGTTTGGATAAAATATATCCTGTCTTGTTAAGCTTCCGTAAGAATTAA
- the LOC129246991 gene encoding TBP-related factor isoform X1: MDSNNDSALRNLLQVAIHDKQQNPHSTIQPQQPAVTPIIEPKDVQHEVKLQNVVATVSLACELNLQDINFRTRNSEYTPSRFHGVVMRMREPRCTALIFRTGKIICTGARNEAEASLGARKFARILQKLGYPVKFADFKLQNIVATVDLRFPIRLENLNQMHGQFSSYEPELFPGLIYRMVNPRMVLLIFVNGKIVFTGAKARKDIMDCLDKIYPVLLSFRKN; this comes from the exons ATGGATTCAAATAACGATTCTGCTTTACGCAATTTGTTACAAGTTGCCATACATGATAAA CAGCAAAATCCGCACAGCACTATACAGCCACAGCAACCGGCCGTCACACCGATTATTGAACCAAAGGATGTGCAACATGAAGTAAAACTGCA AAATGTCGTGGCCACAGTTTCGCTCGCTTGTGAATTAAATCTTCAGGATATAAATTTTCGCACTCGTAATTCTGAATATACCCCATCTCGCTTCCATGGCGTTGTAATGCGTATGCGAGAGCCACGCTGTACGGCGCTTATATTCCGCACCGGCAAAATAATTTGCACAGGAGCACGCAACGAAGCAGAAGCAAGTTTGGGCGCTAGAAAATTTGCGCGAATACTACAAAAACTTGGATATCCCGTGAAGTTTGCAGATTTTAAGCTGCAAAATATTGTAGCGACTGTGGATCTGAGGTTTCCTATACGCCTTGAAAATTTGAATCAAATGCATGGCCAATTCAGCTCATATGAACCCGAACTGTTTCCTGGACTAATATACCGCATGGTTAATCCACGTATGGTCCTTTTAATATTCGTAAATGGAAAAATAGTGTTCACCGGAGCCAAAGCGCGAAAGGACATAATGGATTGTTTGGATAAAATATATCCTGTCTTGTTAAGCTTCCGTAAGAATTAA